One window of bacterium genomic DNA carries:
- a CDS encoding ComEC/Rec2 family competence protein gives MDHPFRGQGPLYLLLLAFLAGFFLGLAAGPAAPAISGILVVSSLGIAFFRFREIPLACAVAALCGALTAGRVPLVDPAHVLPYLDNEAILEGRVEEVRVTDSGWAAAARGSAVSLPGGTRSTRLGTVLLYIRNPDRSATFPARVRAAGRLHPVRGMGNPGEIPRELSAMAQGAQYAFSADAANVVFLPESAVEDRWRNPFPRARRETGDWIRRVAGTTNGSLYLLSLATGEVPPYSHPLVTLLRRTGLAHLLAISGVNVAIFHIITVFLLRAAMWAFRRRHGIPDLNLLPPLLALPASWAYVFLAGAPTPAVRSAGMITIAVLLWRRMGVRAPGLAWTGMLLLTLAASPTEIGSPSFLLSYGATFFLIANCGAPPEVGEGGWRTRAAWWGKEAVCAATVAFLGTLPVSAAFFQAVPAGAILWNVLFGPVLGTAGVAGAVVAVAGGAFGVDPLAPVVRLVADGLTIALKLLDRLSGAGAGCFPVPPSGIAWPTLCAAAGVAGTILLLRRGRRPWPATVLSAVLFLCGIHAPYIALPERDFSLTALNVGKGASHVVSFPGGGHMLIDGGSALRGNAGERAVLPFLRSRGIRRIDVLALTHPHEDHYGGAAAVLAALPVREIWIPEGIPRKAFGPAVASWTGTVRTVRAGVRERFGGADVVVRAPANPPGGGKANERGMVLELRFGILSMWLPGDVEGGPSAWGRAPTEERERRVLFLPHHGSPGANPAGWASFCRPTAVVAQNSRCFTGGNLIRSPECFLLENGAFTVRSDGRGVSFLQSVNSGVWKCLLRLM, from the coding sequence ATGGACCATCCGTTCCGCGGGCAGGGGCCGCTGTACCTGCTCCTCCTCGCGTTCCTCGCCGGGTTCTTCCTCGGGCTGGCCGCCGGTCCCGCCGCGCCGGCCATCTCCGGCATCCTCGTCGTCTCGTCCCTCGGCATCGCCTTCTTCCGCTTTCGGGAGATTCCGCTGGCATGCGCCGTCGCGGCGCTGTGCGGCGCCCTGACCGCGGGGAGGGTCCCGCTGGTCGATCCGGCGCACGTCCTTCCGTATCTCGACAACGAGGCGATCCTCGAGGGGAGGGTGGAAGAGGTCCGCGTCACCGATTCCGGATGGGCCGCCGCCGCGCGCGGTTCGGCGGTCTCCCTTCCCGGAGGTACACGGTCGACCCGACTGGGAACCGTTCTCCTGTACATCCGGAATCCGGACCGTTCCGCCACGTTCCCGGCACGAGTTCGCGCCGCCGGTCGCCTGCACCCCGTGCGCGGGATGGGAAACCCCGGCGAGATCCCGCGGGAGTTGTCGGCGATGGCGCAGGGGGCCCAATATGCCTTTTCCGCCGACGCCGCGAATGTCGTCTTTCTCCCGGAATCGGCGGTGGAGGATCGATGGAGGAACCCGTTCCCCCGCGCGCGCCGGGAAACGGGGGATTGGATCCGGCGGGTCGCCGGGACCACGAACGGCTCCCTCTACCTTCTTTCGCTGGCAACCGGAGAGGTTCCGCCGTACTCCCACCCGCTGGTCACGCTGCTGCGCCGGACCGGCCTCGCCCACCTGCTCGCCATTTCGGGCGTCAACGTGGCGATCTTCCACATCATCACGGTCTTCCTCCTGCGGGCGGCGATGTGGGCGTTCCGAAGGAGGCACGGAATCCCCGACCTGAACCTTCTCCCGCCCCTCCTCGCCTTGCCGGCGTCCTGGGCCTATGTCTTTCTGGCCGGGGCTCCCACGCCTGCCGTCCGCTCGGCCGGGATGATCACCATCGCGGTCCTCCTGTGGCGACGGATGGGCGTCCGCGCTCCCGGGTTGGCCTGGACGGGGATGCTTCTCCTCACGCTCGCCGCGTCTCCGACGGAGATCGGTTCCCCCTCCTTCCTCCTGTCCTACGGTGCGACGTTTTTCCTCATCGCGAATTGCGGCGCTCCGCCGGAGGTGGGCGAAGGGGGATGGCGAACGCGGGCGGCCTGGTGGGGGAAGGAGGCGGTTTGTGCCGCGACCGTCGCGTTCCTCGGGACGCTGCCGGTATCCGCCGCATTTTTCCAGGCGGTCCCCGCCGGCGCGATCCTCTGGAATGTTTTATTCGGGCCGGTCCTCGGGACGGCCGGGGTCGCCGGGGCGGTCGTCGCGGTGGCCGGAGGGGCATTCGGCGTCGATCCGCTCGCCCCGGTGGTTCGCCTCGTCGCGGACGGCCTGACGATCGCACTGAAGCTACTGGACCGGTTGTCGGGGGCCGGCGCGGGGTGCTTCCCCGTTCCTCCGTCGGGCATCGCGTGGCCGACCCTTTGTGCGGCGGCGGGCGTGGCGGGGACGATCCTGCTCCTTCGACGCGGCAGGCGGCCGTGGCCCGCGACCGTCCTCTCCGCCGTTCTATTTCTCTGCGGGATCCACGCCCCCTATATCGCGCTTCCCGAGCGGGATTTTTCCCTTACCGCATTGAACGTCGGAAAAGGTGCGTCCCACGTCGTTTCGTTTCCCGGGGGCGGGCACATGCTGATCGACGGCGGAAGTGCCCTCCGCGGGAACGCGGGAGAGCGCGCGGTGCTTCCGTTCCTGCGCAGCCGCGGGATCCGTCGGATCGACGTCCTCGCGCTGACCCACCCGCACGAGGACCATTACGGCGGCGCGGCGGCGGTCCTTGCCGCGTTGCCGGTCCGCGAGATCTGGATCCCGGAAGGGATTCCCCGGAAGGCGTTCGGGCCGGCCGTCGCCTCCTGGACCGGGACGGTGCGGACCGTCCGGGCGGGGGTCCGGGAACGGTTCGGCGGAGCCGATGTCGTCGTGCGGGCTCCTGCGAATCCGCCGGGGGGAGGGAAGGCGAACGAACGGGGGATGGTTCTTGAGCTCCGATTTGGTATCCTGTCGATGTGGCTTCCCGGGGATGTGGAAGGGGGGCCATCCGCCTGGGGACGGGCTCCGACGGAAGAACGGGAACGGAGGGTCCTGTTCCTGCCCCACCACGGATCCCCGGGGGCGAACCCCGCGGGATGGGCCTCGTTCTGCAGGCCGACCGCCGTGGTCGCGCAAAATAGCCGTTGTTTCACCGGGGGGAATCTGATACGTTCGCCTGAATGTTTCCTGTTGGAAAACGGAGCGTTTACGGTCCGTTCCGATGGCAGGGGTGTGTCGTTTCTGCAGTCAGTCAACAGCGGGGTGTGGAAATGCCTATTGCGGCTGATGTGA
- a CDS encoding GGDEF domain-containing protein: protein MTAQRVLILASDAKRIGNMVRVPSLKGVHFSILTDWKAGAEALRKENFSVIVARKFSKDQRTDGYIAELQALAPKTSMIHILGEKEGPSVLEALKGGVSEILFDESLADTLVPCVEKYLFSGYGLLRRMSLDELFDFCIPVITSTDMGLLATTILEKFREALGASFGILFRGGESGGGPCTILASLGFADDVVPTAFLRRFGESLAVPGPGPTVIHADTLNASASVAADFVAENRILLSVPFDLTPGSRVYAVLGLRGTPDAEVLNSPLLNFFQRQARLALINAERSAQAQSLIYIDDLTKLYNGRYLNVVLDREMKRSERYRNFFCVLFMDIDFFKRVNDAHGHLVGSRVLVEVGAVLRACVRDSDTVVRYGGDEFVVLLVETNAEEAMIVAERMRKMIEAEPFIKDAGLGIRLTISIGIAAFPEHATTKQTLLNLADQAMYRGKESTRNVVYLAHAQNVP, encoded by the coding sequence ATGACGGCTCAACGTGTCCTGATCCTTGCCTCCGACGCGAAGCGAATCGGGAACATGGTCCGGGTTCCATCCCTCAAGGGTGTCCACTTCTCGATCCTCACCGACTGGAAAGCCGGCGCGGAAGCCCTCCGGAAGGAGAATTTCTCCGTCATCGTCGCCCGGAAATTCTCGAAGGACCAGAGGACGGATGGGTACATCGCCGAACTCCAGGCGCTTGCCCCCAAGACCTCGATGATCCACATCCTCGGGGAGAAGGAAGGACCGTCGGTCCTCGAAGCCCTGAAAGGCGGCGTTTCCGAGATCCTCTTCGATGAATCCCTTGCCGACACCCTCGTTCCGTGCGTCGAAAAGTACCTGTTCTCCGGGTACGGCCTGCTCCGCAGGATGTCGCTCGATGAACTGTTCGACTTCTGCATCCCGGTGATCACATCGACGGACATGGGGCTGCTGGCCACCACGATCCTCGAAAAGTTCCGCGAGGCGCTGGGGGCTTCCTTCGGCATCCTTTTCCGGGGCGGCGAGAGCGGGGGGGGACCTTGCACGATCCTCGCGTCCCTGGGATTCGCCGATGATGTCGTCCCGACCGCTTTCCTCCGGCGCTTCGGGGAGTCGCTGGCGGTGCCGGGTCCCGGCCCGACCGTGATCCACGCGGACACGCTGAACGCGTCCGCGTCCGTGGCGGCGGATTTCGTCGCGGAGAACCGCATCCTCCTCTCCGTGCCCTTCGATCTCACCCCGGGGTCCCGCGTGTACGCCGTGCTGGGGCTGAGGGGTACTCCCGACGCGGAAGTCCTCAACTCGCCGCTGCTCAACTTCTTCCAGCGGCAGGCGCGCCTCGCATTGATCAACGCCGAGCGCAGCGCGCAGGCGCAGAGCCTGATCTACATCGACGACCTCACGAAGCTTTACAACGGCCGCTACCTCAACGTCGTCCTCGACCGGGAAATGAAGCGTTCGGAACGGTATCGGAACTTCTTCTGCGTCCTGTTCATGGATATCGACTTTTTCAAGCGGGTCAACGACGCCCATGGGCATCTGGTCGGCAGCCGCGTGCTGGTCGAGGTGGGAGCGGTCCTGCGCGCCTGTGTCCGGGATTCCGACACGGTGGTCCGCTACGGCGGGGACGAGTTCGTCGTCCTCCTCGTGGAGACCAACGCGGAAGAGGCGATGATCGTCGCGGAGCGGATGCGGAAGATGATCGAGGCGGAGCCGTTCATCAAGGATGCGGGGCTCGGGATCCGGTTGACGATCTCCATCGGGATCGCCGCCTTCCCCGAGCACGCGACCACGAAGCAGACCCTGCTCAACCTCGCGGACCAGGCGATGTACCGCGGGAAGGAATCCACCCGGAACGTCGTCTACCTGGCCCACGCCCAGAACGTTCCATGA
- a CDS encoding very short patch repair endonuclease, translating into MRFYWGIVDRFSIQERSRIMARVKGRDTAPERIVRSLVHRLGFRFRLHVRSIHGTPDIVLPRHRKVIFVHGCFWHGHKRCPRSKRPTTRQQFWNSKLDRNIERDEQIRKKLRRTGWKVLTAWECETRKPDKLLEKLEGFLRGDG; encoded by the coding sequence ATGCGCTTCTATTGGGGAATAGTGGATAGATTCTCCATACAAGAACGTAGTCGTATAATGGCGCGAGTCAAGGGACGTGATACCGCGCCTGAACGGATTGTAAGAAGCCTCGTGCACAGATTGGGGTTCCGCTTTCGTCTCCATGTGCGGAGTATTCACGGAACTCCCGACATCGTCCTGCCTCGACATCGTAAGGTAATATTCGTGCACGGCTGCTTCTGGCATGGTCACAAGCGGTGTCCCCGATCGAAGCGGCCCACGACGCGGCAGCAGTTTTGGAATAGTAAACTTGACCGGAACATCGAACGCGACGAACAAATTCGAAAGAAACTGAGGCGAACCGGCTGGAAGGTGCTGACCGCATGGGAGTGCGAGACTCGAAAACCGGATAAGCTCTTGGAGAAATTGGAGGGGTTTTTACGCGGTGACGGCTAA
- the hisS gene encoding histidine--tRNA ligase, which translates to MTLATVRGMKDILPPESERWIALEASFRDHAGRYGFREIRTPLLERTELFARAVGETTDIVEKEMYTFTDRSGESLTVRPEGTASVVRAFLDHRPGAGEGPVRLYYIGPMFRHERPQKGRMRQFHQMGAELFGTDAPYADAETIAFLHGFLTGSGLDGVSLEINSLGDPECRPRYNARLTEFLAAREAELCDDCRRRRERNPLRVLDCKAERCVRATADAPSILDSLCGPCLDHFAAVESALSSAGVPFSRNPRMVRGLDYYRRTTFEFVIPGMGAQNTVAAGGRYDGLAQMLGGKERVPAIGFAIGVERLLMLLGEGGDASPAADVFLVTTSAALLPEAFRRKMELVAAGVRADMDYEGRSLKSQFRRADRSGAKVVLVLGEEEGRRGAVGYRDMAKGIQEEIPVEEAMRRLRGIPKEG; encoded by the coding sequence ATGACATTGGCGACCGTCCGGGGGATGAAGGACATCCTTCCCCCCGAGTCCGAACGGTGGATCGCCCTCGAGGCGTCGTTCCGCGACCACGCCGGGCGATACGGCTTCCGGGAGATCCGCACCCCCTTGCTCGAGCGCACCGAGCTCTTCGCGCGGGCCGTGGGGGAGACCACCGACATCGTCGAGAAGGAGATGTACACCTTCACCGACCGGTCCGGCGAGAGCCTAACGGTGCGCCCCGAAGGGACCGCGTCGGTGGTTCGCGCGTTCCTCGACCACCGGCCCGGTGCGGGAGAGGGACCGGTCCGCCTTTACTACATCGGGCCGATGTTCCGGCATGAGCGCCCGCAGAAGGGGCGGATGCGGCAATTTCACCAGATGGGCGCGGAGCTGTTCGGCACCGACGCGCCATACGCCGACGCCGAGACGATCGCGTTCCTGCACGGGTTTCTCACGGGGTCCGGTCTCGACGGGGTGTCCCTCGAGATCAATTCGCTCGGCGACCCGGAGTGCCGTCCCCGCTACAACGCCCGCTTGACGGAATTCCTCGCGGCGCGCGAGGCCGAATTGTGCGACGATTGCCGGCGGCGGCGGGAGCGGAACCCGCTGCGGGTGCTCGACTGCAAGGCGGAGCGGTGCGTCCGCGCCACGGCCGACGCCCCGTCGATCCTCGATTCCCTGTGCGGTCCGTGCCTCGATCACTTCGCCGCGGTGGAAAGCGCCCTTTCCTCGGCCGGCGTCCCGTTTTCACGGAATCCGCGCATGGTGCGCGGACTTGACTATTACCGGCGCACCACGTTCGAATTCGTGATCCCCGGGATGGGCGCCCAGAACACCGTGGCGGCCGGCGGGCGATACGACGGGCTCGCGCAAATGCTCGGCGGCAAGGAGCGCGTGCCCGCCATCGGCTTCGCCATCGGGGTGGAGCGGCTCTTGATGCTCCTCGGCGAGGGGGGCGATGCTTCTCCCGCGGCGGACGTCTTCCTCGTCACCACGTCCGCGGCGCTCCTCCCGGAGGCGTTCCGGCGGAAGATGGAGCTCGTCGCCGCGGGTGTCCGCGCCGACATGGACTACGAGGGGCGAAGCCTGAAAAGCCAGTTCCGGCGCGCGGACCGCTCCGGCGCGAAGGTGGTCCTCGTCCTCGGCGAGGAAGAGGGACGTCGGGGCGCGGTGGGTTATCGGGACATGGCGAAGGGAATCCAGGAAGAGATCCCCGTGGAGGAGGCGATGCGCCGCCTTCGCGGGATACCCAAGGAGGGTTGA
- a CDS encoding HNH endonuclease has translation MTAKRKMKNNEPETLRRELARLIANFEADLRSGELRTKVLALIPIFHGLRGLGKALLPAECGSAARDRILFYFCNYPRTVISGDELLVVSGIQEYARRLRELRVQFGWAIASGVSIKDMVEAGAEEVPDEMKGMKTSDYVLLDTKQDREAAHRWNVANSIRKQSGSVREKILKYLRANVGRSVTGEELRYVANDKTEWARRVRELRTEVGWPVATKSTGRPDLPVGAYVLQGDRQSPEHDRNIPDDVRGEVLRRDGYECKRCSWSHKEWNPSNPRHLELHHIEHHAKGGRNIKENLKTLCNVCHDKVHAK, from the coding sequence GTGACGGCTAAGAGAAAGATGAAAAATAACGAACCGGAGACCTTACGACGAGAACTCGCAAGGTTGATTGCGAATTTCGAAGCGGATCTTCGATCGGGCGAACTTCGTACGAAGGTATTGGCGTTGATTCCGATCTTCCATGGACTTCGCGGATTGGGCAAGGCATTGCTTCCTGCCGAATGTGGTTCTGCGGCAAGGGACCGGATTCTTTTTTACTTCTGCAATTACCCTCGGACCGTCATCAGCGGTGATGAGCTGTTGGTCGTGTCTGGCATTCAAGAGTACGCTCGCCGTTTGCGCGAACTGCGCGTCCAGTTCGGTTGGGCGATTGCCAGCGGAGTCTCGATCAAAGATATGGTCGAAGCCGGGGCCGAAGAAGTGCCCGATGAGATGAAAGGCATGAAGACAAGTGACTACGTACTGCTTGACACGAAGCAGGACCGCGAAGCGGCGCACCGCTGGAATGTGGCCAACTCGATACGTAAGCAGTCCGGTTCGGTGCGTGAGAAGATCCTCAAATATCTCAGGGCCAACGTGGGGCGGAGTGTCACCGGCGAAGAGCTCCGGTATGTCGCCAACGATAAGACGGAGTGGGCGCGACGCGTGCGCGAATTGCGCACGGAGGTCGGTTGGCCGGTGGCCACGAAATCAACTGGTCGCCCCGATCTTCCCGTCGGGGCGTACGTACTGCAGGGCGATCGTCAAAGTCCTGAACATGACCGGAACATTCCCGACGACGTGCGGGGGGAGGTACTACGTAGGGACGGATACGAGTGTAAACGGTGCAGTTGGTCACACAAGGAATGGAATCCTTCCAATCCTCGACATCTTGAACTGCACCACATCGAGCACCATGCGAAGGGCGGCCGGAACATAAAAGAAAACCTGAAGACGCTCTGCAACGTGTGTCATGACAAGGTGCACGCGAAATAA
- a CDS encoding DNA cytosine methyltransferase encodes MCIDEESVYRSRLQDEILQNGVSFKLIDLFAGAGGLTLGFTKNFGHSFKSVWANDFDKFSVDTYNRNFDDRCRLGDIVDLLNDPDTPVPKADVVIGGPPCQGFSLLNKNREGDLRKQLWRPFLEVVKRAKAQIFVMENVPQLLGSTEHNEIIEAAKDLGFYLASGKLCAADYGVPQTRWRAFIIGCRFADPKGVFPPRKTHYNPNNGKPLFASNGRGYVSSPECWRNVRDVIEDLPSPVGTEIRDEPPPLDIHFGRNPTSVSVLRYKAIPKEGMNRFDLQRRAPKLTPGCWIRKKSGGTDLFGRLWWDKPAFTIRTEFFKPEKGRYLHPAEHRPITHREAARFQTFPDSFRFVGPKTEIAKQIGNAVPPMLAARVADCVYALLLGNSG; translated from the coding sequence GTGTGTATCGATGAGGAAAGCGTCTACCGATCACGCCTCCAAGATGAGATTCTCCAGAACGGCGTATCCTTCAAGCTGATTGACCTGTTCGCCGGGGCAGGCGGCTTGACGCTCGGCTTCACCAAGAACTTTGGTCATAGTTTCAAGTCGGTTTGGGCCAACGACTTCGACAAGTTTTCCGTGGACACATACAATCGGAACTTCGATGACCGCTGCAGACTTGGCGATATCGTTGATCTGCTCAATGACCCCGACACCCCCGTCCCCAAAGCCGATGTGGTTATAGGGGGGCCCCCTTGCCAGGGATTCAGTCTTCTCAACAAGAATCGTGAGGGAGACCTTCGCAAGCAGTTATGGCGACCATTCCTGGAGGTCGTTAAGCGCGCCAAGGCTCAAATATTCGTAATGGAAAACGTCCCACAATTGCTTGGCTCAACTGAGCATAACGAGATAATCGAGGCTGCGAAGGACCTCGGCTTCTACCTCGCATCAGGTAAGCTTTGCGCTGCGGACTATGGTGTGCCGCAGACGCGCTGGCGCGCATTTATCATCGGTTGCCGCTTCGCCGATCCCAAGGGCGTATTTCCTCCAAGAAAGACCCACTACAATCCGAATAACGGGAAGCCGCTCTTTGCATCGAACGGCAGAGGATACGTGTCATCCCCCGAGTGCTGGCGCAACGTACGTGATGTCATCGAGGATCTTCCCTCACCGGTCGGAACCGAGATTCGCGATGAACCGCCTCCGCTCGACATTCACTTCGGTCGCAATCCTACCTCCGTCAGCGTTCTGCGGTACAAGGCAATCCCAAAGGAAGGCATGAACCGATTCGACCTCCAGCGCAGAGCCCCGAAACTGACGCCTGGGTGTTGGATCCGGAAGAAGTCCGGAGGGACCGATCTTTTCGGACGTCTCTGGTGGGACAAACCCGCGTTTACCATCCGAACCGAATTTTTCAAGCCGGAAAAGGGGCGTTATCTGCACCCGGCGGAACATAGACCGATTACTCATCGCGAAGCGGCAAGATTCCAGACCTTTCCGGACTCGTTCCGATTCGTCGGTCCGAAAACCGAGATCGCCAAGCAGATCGGAAACGCTGTTCCCCCTATGTTGGCGGCACGCGTAGCCGATTGCGTATATGCGCTTCTATTGGGGAATAGTGGATAG
- the aspS gene encoding aspartate--tRNA ligase: protein MDTFLPEHKRTIYCGRLRPENIGKEVVLCGWVHRRRDHGGLVFVDLRDREGLAQVVIDPVTSPEAHAKADALRVEYVLSVRGVVRRRPAGTENPNLPTGEVEVSATALAILNESKPIPFSLEDDTDVAENVRLKYRYLDLRRPSIQAMFMKRAKLARSVREYFFENGFLEVETPVLTKSTPEGARDYLVPSRVNAGMFYALPQSPQLFKQILMIAGYDRYAQIVKCFRDEDLRADRQPEFTQIDVEMSFIDREDIFRMMEGLMARVFRDVLGEEIRNPIPRMSYQEAMDRFGVDKPDTRFGLEITDYTTLLSKTDFRVFAEVATRGGVIRGITAPGLAESSRSEIAALEEVAKIGGASGVATFKVTEAGLTSSLAKFFKPEQLASLREAGGAKPGDLILLVADSFDVACSSLGRLRLHLGEKLGMIDASLHHLLWVTDFPLLEWDKEEKRWGAMHHPFTAPLDEDLPLLATDPGKVRAKAYDMVLNGSEIGGGSIRIHRKDVQSRMFDLLNIGPEDARVKFGFLLEALEFGAPPHGGIAFGLDRLAMLFSGAKSLRDVIAFPKTQKATCLMTEAPSAVDLKQLRELSIRVTAAEKK, encoded by the coding sequence TTGGACACGTTTCTGCCGGAACACAAGAGGACCATCTATTGCGGCCGGCTTCGGCCGGAGAATATCGGAAAGGAGGTCGTCCTGTGCGGCTGGGTCCACCGGCGCCGGGACCACGGGGGGCTCGTGTTCGTCGACCTGCGCGACCGCGAGGGGCTGGCGCAGGTCGTGATCGATCCCGTCACCTCCCCGGAAGCGCACGCGAAGGCCGACGCCCTGCGGGTGGAATACGTCCTTTCGGTGCGCGGCGTCGTCCGCCGCCGTCCCGCGGGAACGGAAAACCCGAACCTCCCGACCGGAGAGGTGGAGGTGTCGGCGACCGCGCTCGCGATCCTGAACGAGTCGAAGCCGATCCCATTCTCCCTCGAGGACGACACCGACGTCGCCGAAAACGTCCGCCTCAAGTACCGCTATCTCGACCTCCGGCGGCCGTCGATCCAGGCGATGTTCATGAAACGGGCGAAGCTTGCCCGCTCCGTGCGGGAGTACTTCTTCGAGAACGGATTCCTCGAGGTGGAGACGCCGGTGCTGACCAAGAGCACCCCCGAGGGGGCGAGGGACTACCTGGTGCCGTCCCGCGTCAACGCGGGGATGTTCTACGCCCTTCCCCAGTCCCCGCAGCTGTTCAAGCAGATCCTGATGATCGCCGGGTACGACCGGTACGCCCAGATCGTCAAGTGCTTCCGCGACGAGGACCTGCGCGCCGACCGGCAGCCCGAGTTCACGCAGATCGACGTCGAGATGTCGTTCATCGACCGGGAGGACATCTTCCGGATGATGGAAGGTCTCATGGCCCGCGTCTTCCGCGACGTCCTCGGCGAAGAGATCCGGAACCCCATCCCGCGGATGAGCTACCAGGAGGCGATGGACCGGTTCGGGGTCGACAAGCCCGACACCCGGTTCGGGCTGGAGATCACGGATTACACGACGCTCCTGTCGAAGACCGACTTCCGGGTCTTCGCCGAGGTGGCGACGCGCGGCGGCGTGATCCGGGGGATCACGGCGCCCGGCCTGGCCGAATCGAGCCGCTCCGAGATCGCCGCGCTCGAGGAGGTGGCGAAGATCGGGGGGGCTTCCGGCGTCGCCACGTTCAAGGTGACCGAGGCGGGATTGACCTCCTCCCTGGCGAAATTCTTCAAGCCGGAGCAGTTGGCCTCCCTGCGGGAGGCGGGCGGCGCGAAGCCGGGGGACCTGATCCTGCTGGTGGCCGATTCCTTCGACGTGGCGTGCTCCTCCCTGGGTCGGCTTCGCCTGCACCTCGGGGAGAAGCTCGGGATGATCGACGCTTCGCTGCATCACCTGTTGTGGGTGACCGACTTCCCGTTGCTCGAGTGGGACAAGGAGGAGAAACGGTGGGGGGCGATGCACCACCCGTTCACCGCGCCGCTCGACGAGGACCTCCCGCTGCTTGCGACGGATCCCGGGAAGGTCCGCGCCAAGGCGTACGACATGGTGCTGAACGGATCGGAGATCGGGGGGGGGAGCATCCGTATCCACAGGAAGGACGTTCAGTCCCGGATGTTCGACCTGCTGAACATCGGCCCGGAGGATGCCAGGGTGAAGTTCGGGTTCCTCCTGGAGGCGCTGGAGTTCGGCGCGCCGCCGCACGGCGGGATCGCCTTCGGGCTGGACCGGCTGGCGATGCTGTTCTCGGGAGCGAAATCGCTACGGGACGTGATCGCCTTCCCGAAGACCCAGAAGGCGACGTGCCTCATGACCGAGGCTCCTTCCGCGGTCGACTTGAAGCAGCTGCGCGAGCTTTCGATCCGTGTGACGGCGGCGGAGAAAAAATAG